The following proteins come from a genomic window of Aspergillus oryzae RIB40 DNA, chromosome 4:
- a CDS encoding ATP-binding cassette long-chain fatty acid transporter PXA2 (peroxisomal long-chain acyl-CoA transporter, ABC superfamily), whose protein sequence is MAAQSKLLPPERSVRQIFSSLTTLYLRHRTGISRTVYLALFAALAKRIHNAISEQKAASQQQVELRRRPGTSSIGDGGDRPRKKVGVNREFFRNLLRLLKIVIPSWRSKELRLLAGHSVFLVLRTLLSLYVAELDGRLVSNLVRGKGKDFLLGLVWWMIVAVPATFTNSMLSYHQCKLALSYRKRLTDYIHDKYLSNMTFYAISALDDRVKNPDQLITVDVSRFSDSLAELYSNLAKPVLDMAIYNYSLSKSVGGEGLFIMSLLVQLSANVMRALTPPFGKYVADEARLEGEFRFLHSRLIDYSEEIALYHGHEAEKDTLDKGYFTLIKHVNRILRRRLYHGFMEDFVIKYFWGALGLILCSIPVFFKIPGQITQTMGDRTESFVTNRRMLLSSSDAFGRLMFSYKEISELAGYTARVSSLLEVMDDLLAGRFEKKLVSSASTEENAAVLSGRGEVEESDSIEFTDVPIVSPNGDVLVRKLSFTVHPGDHLLIVGPNGCGKSSLFRILGGLWPVYGGKVKKPRFDEIFYIPQRPYLSRGTLRQQVIYPDGLREMRAKGVTDDDLYDILSIVEIASVVDRPNGWDAEEEWRDVLSGGLQQRIAMARLFYHRPKFAILDECTSSVTMEIERVMYETAKRLGTTLMTVSHRRSLWKYHKKILQFDGQGGYIFTGLDWERRLKLEDEKEELDLHLRAVPELQRRMAELSAS, encoded by the exons ATGGCCGCTCAATCCAAACTGCTTCCTCCCGAACGATCGGTTCGGCAGATCTTCTCGAGTCTAACTACCTTGTATCTACGCCACCGCACTGGAATTTCTCGCACAGTCTATTTGGCCCTCTTCGCGGCTTTAGCAAAGCGCATCCATAATGCCATCTCCGAACAGAAAGCCGCTTCCCAGCAACAAGTCGAGCTGCGGCGGCGTCCAGGGACCAGCAGTATCGGGGATGGCGGCGACCGGCCGCGAAAGAAAGTCGGGGTGAACCGCGAATTCTTTCGAAATCTACTTCGGTTGTTGAAAATTGTGATCCCCAGCTGGCGGAGCAAAGAGCTGCGGTTACTGGCCGGCCACAGTGTCTTCCTGGTGCTTCGAACATTACTCAGTCTATATGTCGCTGAACTAGATGGGAGACTGGTCAGTAACTTAGtgagagggaagggaaaggacTTCTTACTGGGACTTGTGTGGTGGATGATTGTTGCCGTACCAGCAACTTTCACGAATTCCATG CTTTCTTATCACCAATGTAAACTTGCTCTCAGTTACAGGAAACGCTTGACAGATTACATCCATGACAAGTACCTGAGCAACATGACATTCTACGCGATCTCTGCGCTGGATGACCGAGTCAAAAATCCCGATCAACTCATCACGGTAGACGTGTCTCGGTTTTCTGACAGTCTGGCAGAGCTATATTCTAACCTAGCCAAACCAGTTTTGGATATGGCAATCTATAATTATTCTCTTTCGAAGAGTGTGGGCGGCGAAGGCCTCTTTATTATGAGCCTGTTGGTTCAGTTGTCAGCTAACGTCATGCGTGCGCTAACACCACCATTTGGAAAATATGTCGCCGATGAAGCCCGCTTGGAAGGAGAATTCCGGTTCCTCCACTCGAGGTTGATCGACTATAGTGAAGAGATTGCCCTATATCACGGCCacgaggcggagaaggatacTCTAGACAAAGGCTATTTCACGTTAATCAAGCACGTGAATCGCATTCTACGGAGACGGTTATACCACGGCTTCATGGAGGACTTTGTCATCAAGTATTTCTGGGGAGCCCTGGGATTGATCCTGTGCAGCATCccagtcttcttcaagatTCCCGGTCAAATCACCCAGACTATGGGTGACCGTACGGAGA GTTTTGTTACAAATaggaggatgttgctctcctcttctgaTGCCTTTGGCCGCTTGATGTTTTCTTACAAGGAGATCTCTGAGCTAGCCGGCTACACTGCCCGTGTCTCATCATTGCTAGAGGTCATGGACGACTTATTAGCCGGAcgcttcgagaagaagctggTGTCTTCTGCGTCGACCGAGGAGAATGCAGCTGTTTTGTCCGGTCGGGGAGAGGTCGAGGAAAGCGACTCGATCGAATTCACCGATGTCCCGATTGTCTCACCCAACGGGGATGTTCTGGTCCGGAAGCTGTCATTCACAGTGCACCCCGGTGATCATCTACTAATCGTTGGCCCGAACGGATGTGGCAAGTCATCTTTGTTTCGGATCCTGGGCGGCCTCTGGCCTGTCTACGGAGGCAAAGTAAAGAAACCTCGATTTGAcgagatattttatattcCGCAACGCCCTTACTTGTCTCGCGGAACCCTTCGTCAGCAAGTCATCTACCCAGACGGACTTCGCGAAATGCGTGCCAAGGGCGTTACCGACGACGATCTTTATgatatcctctccatcgTCGAAATCGCTTCAGTCGTTGACCGCCCCAATGGTTGGGACgcagaggaagaatggcGTGACGTACTCTCCGGTGGACTCCAACAGCGCATCGCCATGGCAAGGCTCTTCTACCATCGACCCAAGTTTGCCATTCTCGACGAATGCACTTCATCGGTTACTATGGAGATCGAACGGGTCATGTACGAGACTGCCAAGAGGCTAGGCACAACCCTGATGACCGTATCCCACCGCCGCAGCCTCTGGAAATATCACAAGAAGATTTTGCAGTTCGACGGCCAGGGAGGCTACATCTTCACAGGACTAGACTGGGAACGGAGACTGAAACTAGAAGA tgagaaagaagagcttgaTCTTCACCTCCGGGCTGTTCCAGAATTGCAAAGGCGCATGGCTGAACTGAGTGCTTCCTAA
- a CDS encoding uncharacterized protein (delta-1-pyrroline-5-carboxylate dehydrogenase) → MKNYYAKGSPERTELSETIQKMKNEFPSTIPIKVKGAELETKQSRSQVNPYRHKDIVANYALATPDQVNIAVDAALKAKPSWEATPFEDRAAIFLRACELITGKYRSEMVAATMLGQGKNIWQAEIDAPAETVDFFRYHVQEAWALYSQQPKVHPDGNWNKLEYRPLEGFAYAIAPFNFTALGATLVGPAALLGNVVIWKPPDSALHASWLLHKILLEAGLPKDVIQFLPGDAEEVTNTILKRPEFSALTFIGSTATFKGIQKKIGDGIGQGVYNSYPRVVGETGGKNWGVVHSSADVRSAALNTIRAAFEYQGQKCSANSCVYVAESVWPEFQQHLKEETEALKIMTTVTPVIHERSFDKLNDFIEAARTDSELELITGGKASKEKGYYVHPTIYKTSNPRHDIMKRELFGPILGVYVYPDAEWEETLKLIDTTSRYGLTGSIYARDPYASRQALTALKHAAGMLYLNTKCTGSTVAQQPFGGSRDSGTNDKTGTMAHLQRFVSTRTIKEEFVPLVKVEYSSNEV, encoded by the exons ATGAAAAATTA CTACGCCAAAGGATCCCCGGAGAGAACTGAGTTGTCCGAGACGAttcagaagatgaagaatgaattcCCTTCCACAATCCCAATCAAAGTAAAAGGAGCAGAA CTTGAAACGAAGCAATCCCGCTCCCAAGTGAACCCTTATCGGCACAAAGATATCGTGGCTAACTATGCACTGGCTACACCTGATCAAGTAAATATAGCCGTCGACGCGGCTCTCAAGGCCAAACCTTCTTGGGAAGCCACTCCATTTGAAGACCGTGCAGCTATTTTTCTGCGTGCTTGTGAGCTCATTACTGGCAAGTATCGCTCTGAGATGGTCGCTGCGACGATGCTTGGTCAAGGCAAAAACATCTGGCAGGCAGAGATTGATGCCCCAGCGGAGACCGTTGACTTCTTCCGCTACCACGTTCAAGAGGCATGGGCTCTTTACTCTCAACAACCTAAAGTTCATCCCGACGGAAACTGGAACAAACTTGAATACCGCCCACTTGAAGGATTTGCGTATGCGATTGCCCCTTTCAATTTTACAGCACTTGGAGCTACCCTTGTTGGCCCGGCCGCATTGCTTGGAAACGTGGTCATCTGGAAGCCGCCAGATTCGGCCCTTCACGCTAGTTGGCTTCTCCACAAGATTCTGCTGGAAGCTGGCCTTCCTAAGGATGTTATTCAATTCCTACCCGGCGATGCCGAGGAAGTAACCAACACCATCCTTAAAAGACCCGAGTTCAGTGCCCTGACGTTTATTGGATCTACTGCTACTTTCAAGGGTATTCAAAAGAAGATTGGAGATGGTATTGGACAAGGTGTCTACAACTCCTACCCTCGTGTTGTGGGTGAGACTGGTGGGAAGAACTGGGGAGTGGTCCATTCATCTGCGGACGTGAGGAGTGCTGCTCTGAACACTATTCGCGCTGCCTTCGAGTACCAGGGCCAAAAGTGCTCTGCCAACTCCTGTGTCTATGTTGCTGAGTCAGTTTGGCCTGAGTTCCAACAACACCTAAAAGAGGAAACAGAGGCATTGAAG ATTATGACAACTGTTACCCCCGTTATTCATGAGCGCTCGTTCGACAAGCTGAATGACTTCATCGAGGCTGCGAGAACTGATTCGGAGCTTGAGCTTATTACTGGTGGTAAGGCATCCAAGGAAAAAGGGTACTATGTGCACCCCACCATCTATAAGACCTCCAATCCGCGTCACGATATTATGAAACGGGAGCTGTTCGGACCGATTCTGGGTGTCTATGTTTACCCCGATGCTGAGTGGGAGGAAAccttgaagttgattgatACAACCTCTAGATATGGCCTTACTGGCAGTATCTATGCGAGGGATCCGTACGCCAGTCGTCAGGCTCTGACTGCCTTGAAGCATGCTGCTGGTATGCTCTACCTGAACACTAAATGCACCGGCTCTACGGTCGCTCAGCAGCCATTTGGTGGTAGCCGAGATTCTGGTACTAATGATAAGACTGGCACTATGGCTCATTTGCAAAGGTTTGTTAGCACACGAACGATCAAGGAGGAATTTGTGCCGTTAGTGAAGGTGGAATATTCTTCCAATGAGGTCTAG
- the glpV gene encoding glycogen phosphorylase (glycogen phosphorylase), whose amino-acid sequence MSEARRERKPSQELVRHVETTLARSLYNCDELAAYSGTALAFRDRLIIDWNKTQQRQSSADQKRVYYLSLEFLMGRALDNAMLNVGMKDAARDGLKNLGFRIEDVIDQEHDAALGNGGLGRLAACLLDSLATLNYPAWGYGLRYRYGIFKQEIVDGYQVEVPDYWLDFNPWEFPRHEIAVDIQFYGWVRKYQDDNGKTVHSWQDGETVQAVAYDVPIPGYGTSTTNNLRLWSSKASSGEFDFQKFNAGDYENAVAEQQRAETISAVLYPNDNLERGKELRLKQQYFWCAASLHDIVRRFKKTKRAWAEFPDQIAIQLNDTHPTLAIVELQRILVDLEGLTWDEAWKIVTNTFGYTNHTVLPEALEKWSVPLVQKLLPRHMQIIFDINLFFLQTVEKKFPNDRDLLSRVSIIEESHPKMVRMAHIAIVGSHKVNGVAELHSDLLQTTLFKDFVQVYGPDKFTNVTNGITPRRWLHQANPRLSDLIATKLGGYHFLTDLALLDKLEAFVDDESFRQEWAEIKTANKIRLAKHIKDTTGYSVNPTALFDIQVKRIHEYKRQQLNIFGVIHRYLTIKSMSPEERKKVLPRVSIIGGKAAPGYWMAKTVIHLVNSVASVVNNDPDIGDLLKVIFIQDYNVSKAEIICPASDISEHISTAGTEGSGTSNMKFVLNGGLIIGTCDGANIEITREIGEQNIFLFGNLAEDVEELRHRHYYGDFQLDPQLAKVFDAIRSGTFGNPGDFSALIASIAEHGDYYLVSDDFNSYVTTQNMVDEAFRNQDEWIVKSITSVARMGFFSTDRVINEYADGIWNVEPLAVKD is encoded by the exons ATGTCTGAAGCACGCCGGGAGAGGAAACCATCC CAAGAGCTGGTCCGTCACGTCGAGACTACCTTGGCTCGTTCGCTCTACAATTGTGATGAGCT CGCTGCGTACTCGGGCACTGCACTTGCGTTCCGTGACCGCCTGATCATCGATTGGAATAAGACCCAACAGCGGCAAAGTTCTGCAGACCAGAAGAGGGTATACT ACCTCTCTCTTGAGTTCCTTATGGGCCGAGCGTTGGACAATGCTATGCTCAATGTCGGCATGAAGGACGCGGCTAGGG atggcttgaagaatctcGGTTTCCGGATCGAGGATGTCATTGACCAAGAACATGATGCCGCTCTCGGAAACGGAGGCTTAGGGCGCCTAGCAGCATGCCTGCTTGATAGTCTGGCGACACTGAACTACCCCGCCTGGGGATACGGGCTGCGGTACAGATACGGGATTTTCAAACAGGAGATCGTGGATGGATACCAAGTTGAGGTTCCTGATTATTGGCTCGATTTCAACCCCTGGGAATTTCCTCGGCATGAGATTGCTGTCGATATTCAGTTTTATGGTTGGGTGAGAAAATATCAAGATGATAACGGTAAGACTGTTCATTCGTGGCAAGACGGTGAAACTGTCCAGGCAGTAGCGTACGACGTACCTATTCCTGGCTATGGAACTTCTACTACGAATAATCTTCGATTATGGTCAAGCAAAGCGAGTAGTGGGGAATTTGATTTCCAGAAATTCAATGCTGGAGATTACGAGAATGCCGTGGCGGAACAGCAGCGCGCAGAAACGATCTCCGCGGTGCTCTATCCAAACGATAACCTTGAAAGGGGCAAAGAGCTCAGACTGAAGCAGCAGTACTTCTGGTGCGCTGCATCGCTGCATGATATCGTTCGAAgattcaagaaaacaaagcgAGCTTGGGCAGAATTTCCGGATCAAATAGCGATCCAACTCAATGATACACATCCGACACTGGCTATAGTAGAGCTGCAACGCATCCTGGTTGACCTGGAAGGTCTCACATGGGACGAGGCCTGGAAAATAGTGACCAATACATTCGGGTATACCAACCATACAGTGTTGCCAGAAGCGCTGGAGAAATGGTCTGTCCCTCTTGTACAGAAGCTACTCCCACGACACATGCAGATCATTTTTGATATCAACTTGTTTTTCCTACAGACGGTAGAGAAGAAATTTCCCAACGACAGAGACTTACTGTCGCGGGTGTCAATCATTGAAGAATCACATCCCAAGATGGTCCGGATGGCTCATATTGCAATTGTCGGATCCCACAAAGTTAATGGTGTCGCCGAACTCCACTCCGACTTGTTACAGACAACGCTCTTCAAAGACTTTGTCCAGGTTTATGGACCTGATAAGTTCACTAACGTCACTAACGGGATTACTCCGCGCCGCTGGCTGCACCAGGCCAACCCGCGGTTGTCGGACCTGATCGCCACTAAGCTTGGTGGATACCATTTTTTGACAGATCTAGCGCTTTTAGATAAGCTCGAAGCTTTCGTCGATGACGAAAGCTTCCGACAGGAGTGGGCAGAAATCAAGACCGCGAACAAAATCCGTCTTGCTAAGCATATCAAAGACACTACCGGATATAGTGTCAATCCAACCGCCTTGTTTGACATCCAGGTAAAGCGTATCCATGAGTATAAGCGCCAACAGCTCAATATCTTCGGGGTGATTCATCGCTATTTGACTATCAAGTCTATGTCTCccgaggaaaggaagaaagtcTTGCCACGAGTATCCATTATTGGTGGCAAGGCAGCCCCAGGGTACTGGATGGCTAAAACAGTCATCCATCTTGTTAACAGTGTCGCATCAGTTGTAAACAATGATCCGGACATCGGCGATCTTTTGAAGGTAATATTTATTCAGGACTACAATGTCAGCAAGGCAGAGATAATTTGTCCCGCTTCGGATATTAGCGAGCATATCTCAACCGCTGGCACTGAAGGTAGTGGTACCAGTAACATGAAGTTTGTACTCAATGGTGGTCTTATCATTGGAACTTGTGATGGAGCCAAC ATCGAAATCACTCGCGAGATCGGCGAACAGaacattttcctttttggaaATCTAGCTGAAGATGTCGAGGAACTACGTCACCGTCACTACTACGGTGACTTTCAACTCGACCCTCAGCTTGCCAAGGTGTTCGATGCCATCCGAAGTGGCACGTTCGGGAATCCTGGCGACTTCTCTGCGCTTATTGCATCCATTGCAGAGCATGGTGACTACTATCTTGTATCCGACGATTTTAACTCGTATGTAACCACTCAAAATATGGTTGACGAGGCATTCCGGAACCAAGACGAGTGGATAGTCAAGTCCATTACTAGTGTTGCACGCATGGGCTTTTTCTCCACGGACCGTGTCATCAACGAATATGCGGATGGAATCTGGAATGTAGAGCCTCTCGCTGTGAAAGACTGA
- a CDS encoding uncharacterized protein (sulfite oxidase and related enzymes), which translates to MGAAVVDPIKWRLIVDGLVERPISISLEQLKQMPQTHVTSFHECYGSPLAAPTKNVWRIGCVSWTGVPLRCLLALTRPDLSIGTYVWSDGLDSGTFAGVQSDRYQKDLPIEKALSSEVLVAYEMNGKPLGKERGGPVRLVVPGWFGTNSTKWLCRLSVQDRRSPSPFTTVFYNETDPTDMTGKKIRPVWGVEPNSIVVRPRPDEFYERPGNIEVWGRAWGSEEIIRVEVCIGHGKTWTEAYVEPRKQSTWGSATTDNATEPCSVRADTSLIL; encoded by the exons ATGGGTGCCGCTGTGGTTGATCCTATCAAGTGGAGGCTCATTGTCGATGGCCTGGTGGAGAGACCTATTTCAATAAGTCTTGAGCAACTGAAACAAATGCCTCAAACTCATGTCACCTCTTTCCATGAATGCTATGGGAGTCCATTGGCAGCTCCGACGAAGAACGTATGGAGAATAGGATGTGTTTCTTGGACAGGTGTGCCGCTGAGATGTTTACTTGCCCTTACACGGCCGGACCTCTCTATCGGGACATATGTCTGGTCCGATGGACTGGACTCGGGAACTTTCGCCGGTGTGCAGAGTGATCGGTACCAAAAGGATCTGCCTATCGAGAAGGCACTTTCATCTGAGGTTCTGGTTGCTTATGAGATGAATGGCAAACCATTGGGAAAAGAACGAGGGGGTCCAGTACGACTAGTAGTACCTGGATGGTTTGGGACAAACTCCACTAAATGGCTTTGCCGTCTTTCCGTGCAGGACAGAAGATCTCCTAGTCCATTCACAACTGTATTTTATAATGAAACTGACCCTACTGAcatgacaggaaagaagattCGACCTGTTTGGGGAGTGGAGCCCAACTCGATTGTCGTTCGTCCTCGGCCAGATGAATTTTATGAAAGACCAGGAAACATTGAGGTCTGGGGTCGAGCGTGGGGATCAGAGGAGATTATACGTGTGGAAGTTTGCATTGGTCATGGAAAGACTTGGACAGAGGCCTATGTAGAACCTCGGAAGCA ATCGACGTGGGGTTCAGCAACCACTGACAATGCGACGGAACCATGTTCCGTCCGTGCGGATACAT CCTTGATTCTCTAG
- a CDS encoding fungal specific transcription factor domain-containing protein (predicted protein), with the protein MPPTERPKKKSRRACERCRSMKWRRLGSPLANASGRYAVSARAGHHVQPPLMGSEAVGFSPAPSATPYLPPDDQQTAGWQTAADDSPIRNPGRRVDTDERQEYHDSEFSKNPLVDKEEWTFAATPDGRYCEILNPILAWNTADVNKKGYMGPSSSWSFCRRVLALLGKRVPESNSPPDPWHLDGMAFKLQWKQVSLEESPDVTNLPPLDYALFLYNAAKYYLASLSFLIDETLYLQELHEFYRDPAAKAASPSITQRNPSGSPAGHQYASRAMALLPDLSGIHEDPLTSIQALSLAALHVPEELGGLELSQRCRTVFWVVYMLDREFSALMGGPNSIRDEDITVRLPAEVASTVENTDLTLHVRLARLMAQILTTDLSHDITEFLDNSFHGMVGRGSKMAVRLMLAQHHCVVLTTRLLVMCALNMHIDSAERQPSQSICLSSPVASLLQCCADSAQTILQTLRSLADDDLMDAFLPFQVEHASSAALVLYLIRSIAPSLITNESWCDNLDCVIEKLTAKGNIAAPLRKLELKHLDLMLTPLTPRSANRTMPPITSDDIQDNNDDTYALDQVDIGDEVEWDLLALNHSEEMTTPHIKSSNLPGLQFDREPLLLYGGNVQCEKKDKEHLTSRTVPDGAETQDHTQKQSQT; encoded by the exons ATGCCTCCAACCGAACGaccgaagaaaaagagtcGTCGAGC ATGTGAACGGTGTCGGTCGATGAAG TGGAGGAGGTTAGGGTCTCCGTTAGCGAACG CTTCCGGGCGGTATGCGGTCTCTGCAAGGGCGGGGCATCATGTCCAGCCTCCCTTGATGGGAAGTGAAGCTGTGGGGTTTTCCCCGGCTCCCAGTGCAACGCCATACCTGCCGCCGGATGACCAGCAAACAGCTGGATGGCAGACAGCGGCCGACG ACTCTCCTATACGTAATCCTGGCAGAAGGGTTGACACTGACGAGAGGCAAGAATACCATGACTCGGAATTTTCAAAGAATCCACTGGTAGACAAAGAGGAATGGACCTTTGCTGCAACTCCAGACGGTCGATATTGTGAGATCCTTAACCCCATTCTCGCTTGGAATACTGCTGATGTAAACAAAAAAGGGTATATGGGTCCGTCATCCTCATGGTCTTTCTGTCGTCGCGTCCTGGCGCTGCTAGGAAAGCGAGTTCCTGAATCGAACTCTCCACCAGATCCATGGCATCTGGATGGCATGGCATTCAAGCTGCAATGGAAGCAAGTATCTCTAGAAGAATCGCCGGATGTCACCAATCTACCGCCCCTAGACTAtgcgctttttctttacaATGCTGCCAAGTACTATCTTGcttctttatctttcctGATTGATGAGACGCTATACCTTCAAGAGTTACACGAATTCTACCGGGATCCAGCAGCGAAGGCTGCATCAC CCAGCATAACTCAAAGGAATCCATCTGGGTCTCCCGCTGGCCACCAGTATGCATCAAGGGCGATGGCTCTATTGCCAGATCTATCCGGCATACACGAGGACCCTTTGACATCGATTCAAGCTTTAAGCCTAGCGGCATT ACATGTGCCCGAGGAATTAGGCGGACTAGAACTTTCTCAGCGCTGTCGGACTGTCTTTTGGGTAGTATACATGCTGGATCGAGAGTTCTCTGCGTTGATGGGAGGACCAAACTCAATTCGCGATGAGGATATCACAGTCAGATTACCAGCAGAGGTGGCGTCAACCGTAGAAAATACCGATCTGACATTGCATGTTCGGCTCGCGCGCCTCATGGCGCAAATATTGACAA CTGATCTCTCTCACGATATCACGGAATTTCTGGATAACAGTTTCCATGGCATGGTTGGCCGAGGCTCAAAGATGGCAGTTAGACTGATGCTAGCCCAACACCAT TGTGTTGTTCTTACAACACGGCTTTTGGTTATGTGTGCTCTAAATATGCATATAGACAGTGCAGAGAGGCAGCCGTCACAAAGCATTTGCCTGTCGTCGCCCGTGGCATCCCTCTTGCAATGCTGCGCTGATTCTGCCCAGACCATCCTTCAAACACTTCGTTCGTTAGCTGATGATGACTTGATGG ATGCATTTTTACCGTTTCAAGTCGAGCAcgcttcttcagctgcccTTGTTCTGTACTTGATTCGCTCAATCGCACCCTCACTTATTACGAACGAGTCCTGGTGTGATAACCTCGACTGCGTTATCGAAAAGCTCACCGCGAAAGGCAACATAGCAGCACCGCTCCGGAAATTGGAACTGAAGCACCTGGACCTTATGTTGACTCCCTTAACGCCGAGATCCGCGAACCGCACAATGCCTCCAATAACCTCGGACGATATCCAAGATAACAATGATGATACATATGCGCTAGATCAAGTGGATataggagatgaagttgaatGGGATCTGTTGGCGCTCAACCATTCT GAAGAAATGACAACCCCTCATATCAAGTCCTCCAACTTGCCTGGCTTGCAGTTCGACAGGGAGCCACTGTTGCTATATGGCGGAAATGTCCAGtgcgaaaagaaagataaagagcaCTTGACAAGTAGA ACCGTGCCGGACGGTGCGGAAACGCAGGATCATACACAGAAGCAAAGTCAGACATGA
- a CDS encoding uncharacterized protein (1-aminocyclopropane-1-carboxylate synthase, and related proteins) — MKTNLSLRGSELAQQKPVFLDILSDAWGPVSNPEGVVNIGLAENTLMHSEMLQFIESRSQVTSHILTYGDGFSGSRLLKESLCHFLNQRFSPLTPLSPSHISVTSGVSNAIECCAWALCDPGDYILLGRPYFNAFKSTFGLRAGVAVYDVKFGAIDPFSHEAVRQYEQAYNQAQRDGIRIKALVLCSPHNPLGRCYSEDVLAEYMVFCNRHKLHLISDEIYALSVWENPALPDSVPFKSILSMDIKSLMDPSMAHVVWGLSKDFGSTGLRIGCLISQSNTHLLEAADGISLYNFPSSLADNIASSLLRDDKFTSSYIATNQHRLAESYSFVTSFLRRYGIPFYESNAAFFVWINLGAVTKDGANDTEIMARLREKKVYVGAGYMYASEEPGWFRMVFAHPTPILQEGLQRIAQALEI; from the exons ATGAAGACTAACCTTTCCCTCCGCGGTAGCGAATTAGCGCAGCAGAAGCCTGTCTTCTTGGATATACTCAGTGATGCCTGGGGTCCTGTATCAAACCCCGAGGGGGTTGTGAATATTGGACTCGCTGAGAAT ACATTAATGCATTCAGAAATGCTGCAGTTCATTGAATCCAGA TCACAGGTCACCTCTCACATACTGACCTACGGTGATGGGTTTTCCGGCTCAAGACTCCTTAAAGAATCGTTATGCCATTTTCTAAACCAACGCTTTTCGCCCTTGACCCCGTTATCTCCCTCCCATATCTCTGTCACCTCTGGTGTGAGCAATGCAATTGAATGCTGCGCCTGGGCTCTCTGCGATCCTGGGGACTATATCTTACTTGGACGCCCGTACTTCAATGCCTTCAAGTCGACATTTGGACTTAGAGCCGG GGTCGCGGTTTACGATGTCAAGTTTGGGGCGATTGACCCTTTCAGCCATGAAGCAGTGAGGCAATACGAGCAGGCATATAATCAGGCACAAAGGGATGGCATCCGTATTAAAGCCCTTGTGCTATGCTCGCCGCATAATCCTCTTG GCAGATGCTATTCGGAAGATGTTCTCGCTGAATACATGGTGTTCTGTAATAGACATAAACTACACCTTATCTCGGATGAGATATACGCATTGTCAGTGTGGGAAAACCCGGCTCTTCCTGACTCGGTGCCCTTTAAATCTATCCTTTCTATGGATATCAAGAGCCTCATGGATCCTAGTATGGCACATGTGGTATGGGGCTTGAGTAAA GATTTCGGATCGACAGGATTACGGATTGGGTGTCTTATTAGCCAATCAAATACACATCTTCTCGAAGCTGCCGACGGCATTTC GCTCTACAACTTTCCATCCAGCTTGGCGGATAATATTGCTTCGTCTCTCCTTCGAGATGATAAATTTACAAGTAGTTACATTGCGACAAATCAGCATCGTTTGGCCGAGAGCTACTCCTTTGTCACGAGTTTTCTACGGAGGTACGGGATACCATTCTACGAGTCCAACGCTGCCTTCTTCGTGTGGATAAACCTCGGCGCTGTGACCAAAGATGGTGCTAATGATACTGAGATTATGGCGCGACTCCGGGAGAAAAAGGTCTACGTAGGTGCCGGATACATGTATGCGAGCGAAGAACCAGGCTGGTTTCGGATGGTATTCGCTCATCCCACACCTATACTTCAAGAAGGTCTCCAGCGCATTGCCCAAGCTTTAGAAATCTAA